The Fulvivirga ligni genome window below encodes:
- a CDS encoding SUMF1/EgtB/PvdO family nonheme iron enzyme produces MHKVTRRFLYSLLLLAPAILGGCGLLGLGGGGGDQGELVGVQGREGWVMTLPYGMVPIPAGTFHMGQADEDPASTQINFNKQITIGSFYMDDTEITNNEYRQFINRLFEDSVSVLGEDKIRSDYYPDTTVWVRDFAHHMGDPVQDYYYWHPGYDDYPVVGVNWEAAVYFSKWRTAYWADYRISVGEVPMPSFRLPNEAEWEYAARGGRDMAKYPWGNPYIRNSKGCMLANFKPGRGNYYDDGFAYAAPVAEYFANDYGLYDMAGNVAEWCLDDFSPVSVPTVWDLNPQYIDKRTDPNSAQYDPEILPKKVIRGGSWKDVAYYLETGTRTFEFKDSVRAYIGFRNAMTHLGRSSGAEF; encoded by the coding sequence ATGCATAAAGTTACAAGAAGATTCCTCTACTCATTGTTGTTGTTGGCACCAGCAATATTAGGAGGTTGTGGACTCTTAGGCCTGGGTGGCGGAGGAGGTGACCAAGGCGAACTGGTAGGTGTACAGGGTCGAGAAGGTTGGGTAATGACACTACCTTACGGTATGGTACCTATTCCCGCTGGAACCTTTCATATGGGACAAGCCGATGAAGATCCCGCTTCTACCCAAATCAATTTTAACAAGCAAATTACTATTGGTTCATTCTACATGGATGATACCGAGATAACCAATAATGAATATCGCCAATTTATTAATCGTCTTTTTGAAGACTCAGTGAGTGTTTTAGGAGAGGATAAAATAAGAAGCGATTATTACCCTGATACCACTGTATGGGTGAGAGACTTTGCTCACCACATGGGAGATCCTGTTCAGGATTATTACTACTGGCACCCTGGTTATGATGACTATCCAGTAGTAGGTGTTAACTGGGAGGCTGCTGTATATTTCAGTAAGTGGAGAACTGCTTATTGGGCTGACTACAGAATCAGTGTTGGTGAAGTGCCAATGCCGTCTTTCAGGTTACCAAACGAAGCTGAATGGGAATATGCTGCCAGAGGCGGTAGGGATATGGCTAAATATCCTTGGGGTAACCCTTATATAAGAAACTCTAAAGGTTGTATGCTGGCTAACTTCAAGCCAGGAAGAGGAAACTATTATGATGATGGTTTCGCCTACGCAGCTCCAGTTGCAGAATACTTTGCCAATGACTACGGTTTATATGACATGGCTGGAAATGTTGCAGAGTGGTGTTTGGATGACTTTAGTCCTGTTTCTGTACCTACCGTTTGGGATCTAAACCCTCAATACATCGACAAGCGTACAGATCCAAATAGCGCACAATATGATCCTGAAATTCTTCCTAAGAAAGTAATCAGAGGAGGATCATGGAAAGATGTGGCCTATTACCTAGAAACAGGAACTAGAACTTTTGAATTTAAAGATTCGGTTAGAGCCTATATTGGGTTCAGAAATGCTATGACACATTTGGGTAGATCTTCGGGAGCCGAGTTTTAA